In Chryseobacterium gotjawalense, the following are encoded in one genomic region:
- a CDS encoding FtsK/SpoIIIE family DNA translocase, producing the protein MEKDKKKTTPKPVDQNKILSKPRIFFGILFLVFSVVAALSFISYLMNWKSDQSQAGTMLDKTIKSSNIFGKIGDWLGNIFIFESIGIAAFLVAFLFFVFGMMILKKNYFKPWKTIGHSLFFICWLPIFMGALTKGDGVLSGVYGFQIMDFLNAVIGSAGLWMVILVSMGLYFILEFNLRPSSIKAKLSDLNDSTIGRVKGMMPRSEENFEADEELEEQAHQDAPNVTVTEMNPQQEVLHKEIETIKTPNQTSFEENEEKTTVTLSPAASTAEKPNVPKNDDIDFKVEVAKTIDIIDESDRKSQELVDKHGYYDHRLELAKFQMPTIDLLRDYGNEEISVNKEELEENKNKIVGLLKNFNVGISEIKATIGPTVTLYEIVPEAGIRVASIKKLQDDIALNLSALGIRIIAPMPGKGTIGIEVPRKNPSMVSMRSVIASQKFQNSDMDLPVVFGKTISNEIFMADLAKMPHLLMAGATGQGKSVGINAILTSLLYKKHPSELKFVMVDPKKVELSLYSKIERHYLAKLPDGEDAIITDTHKVINTLNSLCIEMDQRYDLLKNAFCKNIKEYNKKFSERKLNPENGHRYLPYIVLVVDEFADLIMTAGKEVELPIARLAQLARAVGIHLIVATQRPSVNVITGMIKANFPARAAFRVISSVDSRTILDSPGADQLIGKGDMLYFNGNEIMRLQCAFVDTPEVEKIAEFIGEQKGYASAFMLPEYSTEENTSTASAFDPNEKDVLFEDAARILVSTQQGSTSMLQRQLKLGYNRAGRIMDQLEASGVVGGFNGAKAREVLISDLNSLEQFLEELRK; encoded by the coding sequence ATGGAAAAAGACAAAAAAAAAACCACCCCAAAACCGGTAGACCAAAACAAAATCCTTTCTAAACCGCGCATATTTTTCGGTATTTTATTTCTCGTGTTCTCGGTAGTTGCTGCCCTGTCCTTCATTTCTTATTTAATGAACTGGAAATCGGATCAAAGCCAAGCCGGAACCATGTTGGATAAAACCATCAAATCATCGAACATTTTTGGTAAAATTGGTGATTGGCTCGGCAATATTTTTATTTTTGAAAGCATCGGAATTGCAGCATTTCTGGTTGCTTTTCTCTTTTTCGTTTTTGGAATGATGATTCTGAAAAAAAATTACTTCAAACCATGGAAAACCATTGGTCATTCCTTGTTTTTCATCTGTTGGCTTCCTATTTTTATGGGCGCACTGACCAAAGGTGATGGCGTGTTGAGTGGTGTTTACGGATTCCAAATCATGGATTTTTTAAACGCCGTCATAGGATCTGCAGGATTATGGATGGTGATTTTAGTAAGTATGGGTCTGTATTTTATTTTGGAATTTAATCTTCGTCCGAGCAGTATTAAAGCAAAACTTAGTGATTTAAATGACAGCACCATCGGTCGTGTCAAAGGAATGATGCCGCGTTCAGAAGAAAATTTTGAAGCTGATGAGGAATTAGAAGAACAGGCTCATCAGGATGCACCCAATGTTACGGTGACCGAAATGAATCCGCAGCAGGAAGTTCTTCATAAAGAAATTGAAACCATTAAAACTCCAAATCAGACTTCGTTTGAAGAGAATGAGGAAAAAACAACGGTTACTTTAAGTCCAGCTGCTTCTACAGCGGAAAAACCGAATGTTCCTAAAAATGATGATATTGATTTTAAAGTTGAAGTAGCAAAAACTATTGACATCATTGATGAAAGTGACCGCAAATCTCAGGAATTAGTTGACAAACACGGTTACTATGACCATCGACTGGAGCTCGCTAAATTCCAAATGCCAACCATCGATTTATTAAGAGATTATGGCAATGAGGAAATCTCCGTTAATAAAGAAGAATTAGAAGAGAACAAAAATAAAATCGTCGGTTTATTAAAAAACTTTAATGTCGGAATTTCTGAAATTAAAGCGACCATAGGACCCACTGTTACGCTTTACGAAATCGTTCCGGAAGCGGGAATTCGTGTCGCATCGATTAAGAAACTTCAGGATGATATCGCTTTGAATCTTTCGGCCTTAGGAATTAGAATTATCGCTCCGATGCCTGGAAAAGGAACGATCGGAATTGAAGTTCCAAGAAAAAATCCCTCTATGGTTTCAATGCGAAGCGTTATTGCTTCCCAGAAATTCCAAAATTCAGATATGGATTTGCCGGTTGTTTTTGGAAAAACCATTTCCAATGAAATCTTTATGGCCGATTTAGCAAAAATGCCACACTTATTGATGGCAGGTGCTACCGGACAAGGAAAATCAGTCGGAATTAATGCGATTTTAACTTCACTCCTTTATAAAAAACATCCGAGTGAACTGAAGTTCGTAATGGTAGATCCTAAAAAAGTAGAACTTTCGCTTTATTCAAAAATTGAAAGACATTATCTGGCAAAACTTCCTGATGGCGAAGATGCGATTATTACCGATACGCACAAAGTGATCAATACGTTGAATTCCCTGTGTATCGAAATGGATCAGCGTTATGATTTACTGAAAAACGCTTTCTGTAAAAATATAAAAGAGTACAACAAGAAATTCTCTGAGCGAAAACTAAATCCAGAAAACGGACACCGATATTTACCTTATATCGTTTTGGTGGTTGATGAATTTGCCGATCTAATTATGACGGCAGGGAAAGAAGTTGAACTTCCGATTGCCAGATTAGCGCAATTGGCGAGAGCGGTAGGAATTCACTTAATCGTTGCAACCCAAAGACCTTCCGTAAACGTAATTACGGGAATGATTAAAGCAAACTTCCCTGCAAGAGCGGCTTTCCGTGTAATTTCAAGTGTAGATTCCCGCACGATTTTAGATTCGCCGGGAGCCGATCAGTTGATCGGAAAAGGTGATATGCTTTATTTTAATGGAAATGAAATTATGCGTTTACAATGTGCTTTTGTAGATACACCGGAAGTTGAAAAAATTGCCGAATTTATCGGTGAACAAAAAGGATACGCAAGTGCATTTATGCTTCCTGAATATTCCACGGAAGAAAATACTTCTACAGCAAGTGCTTTTGATCCGAACGAAAAAGATGTTCTTTTCGAAGATGCTGCAAGGATATTAGTTTCTACCCAGCAAGGTTCTACCTCAATGTTACAAAGACAATTGAAATTAGGATACAACCGTGCGGGACGAATTATGGATCAGTTAGAAGCCAGCGGCGTTGTAGGAGGCTTCAATGGAGCAAAAGCGAGAGAGGTACTAATCAGTGACTTAAATTCTTTGGAACAGTTTTTGGAAGAATTGCGAAAGTAA
- a CDS encoding acyl-CoA thioesterase, which translates to MNYEEKIQNSETRVFKVVFPNITNHHNTMFGGTVMEMMDEVAFMTATRFARKSFVTVSCDRIDFKKPIPADTLVELIGRVKYVGNSSLKVNIEVYVEQMYDEIREKAVSGDFTLVAIGPDKKPVKIFEREETTNQL; encoded by the coding sequence ATGAACTACGAAGAAAAAATCCAAAATTCCGAAACCAGAGTTTTTAAAGTGGTATTCCCCAACATTACCAACCATCACAATACCATGTTTGGCGGAACAGTCATGGAAATGATGGATGAAGTCGCTTTTATGACCGCTACCCGATTCGCCAGAAAATCCTTTGTAACCGTAAGTTGCGACCGAATCGATTTCAAAAAACCAATACCTGCAGATACTTTGGTAGAACTTATCGGTCGGGTAAAATATGTAGGAAACTCCAGTTTGAAAGTGAATATCGAAGTTTATGTCGAACAGATGTACGATGAAATAAGAGAAAAAGCGGTTTCCGGCGATTTTACTCTGGTCGCCATCGGTCCTGACAAAAAACCTGTGAAAATCTTTGAAAGAGAAGAAACGACGAACCAATTATAA
- a CDS encoding urocanate hydratase has product MTFQEQIQQGIPNVLPSVKPYDSQINHAPKRKEILTEEEKKLALKNALRYFDPKFHAELLLEFKEELEKYGRIYMYRFRPDYEMKARSISDYPGKSEQAKSIMLMIQNNLDYAVAQHPHELITYGGNGAVFQNWAQYLLTMKYLSEMTDEQTLTMYSGHPMGLFPSHKDAPRVVVTNGMVIPNYSKPDDWEKMNALGVSQYGQMTAGSYMYIGPQGIVHGTTITVLNAFRKIKKEPKGGLFITSGLGGMSGAQPKAGNIAGCITVCAEVNPKITRIRHEQKWIDEIHENLDKLVERVRKAQENKETVSLAYLGNVVEVWEKFDRENLKIDIGSDQTSLHNPWAGGYYPVGISFEESNKMMAENPEIFKEKVQESLRRHAAAINKHTEKGTYFFDYGNAFLLEASRAGADVMSDHPTLGREFKYPSYVQDIMGPMCFDYGFGPFRWVCASGKPEDLQKTDEIACTVLEEIMKNSPVEIQQQMQDNITWIKGAQENKLVVGSQARILYADAEGRMKIAEAFNKAIKNNEIGPVVLGRDHHDVSGTDSPYRETSNIYDGSRFTADMAIQNVIGDSFRGATWVSIHNGGGVGWGEVINGGFGMLLDGSEDADRRLKSMLFWDVNNGISRRSWARNEGAIFAIKRAMEVEPNLKVTLPNIVDEGLF; this is encoded by the coding sequence ATGACTTTTCAAGAACAGATTCAACAAGGAATTCCAAACGTACTTCCTTCCGTAAAACCATACGATTCCCAAATTAATCACGCTCCGAAACGGAAAGAAATTCTCACCGAAGAAGAAAAAAAACTGGCACTTAAAAATGCACTCCGTTATTTTGATCCAAAATTTCATGCTGAACTTTTATTGGAATTTAAAGAAGAACTCGAGAAATACGGCAGAATTTATATGTATCGTTTCCGTCCGGATTATGAAATGAAAGCGAGGTCAATTTCAGACTATCCGGGAAAATCGGAGCAGGCAAAATCGATCATGCTGATGATTCAGAATAATTTAGATTACGCAGTTGCGCAACATCCGCACGAACTCATTACTTACGGTGGAAATGGCGCGGTTTTTCAGAACTGGGCGCAATATCTTCTGACGATGAAATATTTGTCGGAAATGACCGACGAACAGACTTTAACGATGTATTCCGGTCATCCGATGGGACTTTTTCCTTCGCACAAAGACGCTCCGAGAGTTGTCGTAACCAATGGAATGGTGATTCCAAATTATTCAAAACCGGATGATTGGGAGAAAATGAACGCTTTAGGAGTTTCGCAATACGGACAAATGACCGCCGGAAGTTATATGTATATCGGTCCACAGGGAATTGTGCACGGAACGACAATTACGGTTTTGAATGCTTTTAGAAAAATTAAAAAAGAACCGAAAGGCGGATTATTTATAACTTCAGGATTAGGCGGAATGTCTGGCGCGCAACCAAAAGCGGGAAATATTGCCGGCTGTATTACGGTGTGCGCAGAAGTCAATCCGAAAATAACCAGGATTCGGCACGAGCAAAAGTGGATTGATGAAATTCATGAAAACCTGGATAAATTGGTGGAAAGAGTTAGAAAAGCGCAGGAAAACAAAGAGACCGTTTCGCTAGCCTATCTCGGAAATGTCGTCGAAGTATGGGAGAAATTTGACCGTGAAAATTTAAAAATAGATATCGGCTCTGACCAGACTTCTCTTCATAATCCCTGGGCTGGAGGATATTATCCGGTCGGCATTTCGTTTGAAGAATCCAATAAAATGATGGCAGAAAATCCTGAAATATTTAAAGAAAAAGTTCAGGAAAGTTTACGGAGACATGCTGCCGCAATCAATAAACATACAGAAAAAGGAACCTATTTCTTCGATTATGGAAATGCGTTTTTACTGGAAGCGAGTAGAGCGGGCGCTGATGTAATGTCTGATCATCCGACTTTAGGAAGAGAGTTTAAATATCCAAGTTATGTTCAGGATATTATGGGACCGATGTGTTTCGACTACGGTTTTGGACCGTTCCGTTGGGTTTGTGCCAGTGGGAAACCAGAAGATCTTCAGAAGACCGATGAAATTGCCTGCACAGTTTTGGAAGAAATCATGAAAAATTCCCCCGTGGAAATACAGCAACAGATGCAGGATAATATTACCTGGATCAAAGGAGCTCAGGAAAATAAACTCGTCGTTGGATCGCAGGCAAGAATTCTTTATGCCGATGCCGAAGGTCGGATGAAAATCGCTGAAGCCTTCAATAAAGCCATTAAAAATAATGAAATTGGGCCAGTCGTTTTAGGCAGAGATCACCACGATGTTTCGGGAACGGATTCGCCGTATCGTGAAACTTCAAATATCTATGACGGTTCCCGATTCACGGCAGATATGGCGATTCAGAATGTAATCGGCGACAGTTTCCGCGGTGCGACCTGGGTTTCCATACATAATGGCGGCGGCGTTGGTTGGGGCGAAGTCATCAACGGTGGTTTCGGGATGTTGCTGGACGGAAGTGAAGATGCAGACCGCAGATTAAAATCAATGCTGTTCTGGGATGTGAACAATGGAATTTCCCGAAGAAGTTGGGCCAGAAATGAAGGCGCAATTTTCGCCATTAAAAGAGCGATGGAAGTGGAGCCGAATTTGAAAGTAACATTGCCGAATATTGTGGATGAGGGTTTGTTTTAG
- a CDS encoding type II toxin-antitoxin system RelE/ParE family toxin, with protein sequence MRYEISEKAEQDLLDIEDYLLEQWNIDVLEDFFEKFQKAIAILLAKNVIFQKYEDTHFHKFLLTKHNTIIYNYKDDVLFIHRILQNFQNPEENFKSLEI encoded by the coding sequence ATGCGTTACGAAATATCTGAAAAAGCTGAACAAGATCTTCTCGATATTGAAGATTATCTTCTTGAACAGTGGAATATTGATGTTTTGGAAGATTTCTTTGAAAAATTTCAGAAAGCAATAGCTATTTTGTTGGCTAAAAATGTAATTTTTCAGAAATATGAAGATACTCATTTTCACAAATTTCTTTTAACCAAGCACAATACCATCATTTACAATTATAAAGATGATGTTTTGTTTATTCACCGTATCCTCCAAAACTTCCAAAATCCAGAAGAGAATTTTAAATCTTTGGAAATTTAA